From Solidesulfovibrio carbinoliphilus subsp. oakridgensis, the proteins below share one genomic window:
- the dsrB gene encoding dissimilatory-type sulfite reductase subunit beta gives MAFISSGYNPDKPMENRITDIGPRHFEEFYPPVIKKNKGQWDYHEIVKPGVLKHVGLSGDVVYTVRVGGARLMSVTHVREICAIADKHCGGHLRFTTRNNVEFMVETEAALDGLLADLASRKFAGGSQKFPVGGTGACVSNIVHTQGYVHCHTPATDASGPVKAVMDEMFEYFQSMTLPAMVRISLACCLNMCGAVHCSDIGIVGIHRKPPIVEHDRLDNICEVPLAVSACPTGAIKPAKVEIDGKKVNSVAVNASRCMYCGNCYTMCPAMPLASGEGDGIVLMVGGKVSNRISMPKFSKVVVAYIPNEPPRWPTLTKMVKHIVEVYAANAQKYERLGEWAERIGWEKFFELCDLEFTHHCIDDFRDPAYYTWRQSTQFKFTKHIEA, from the coding sequence ATGGCATTCATTTCTTCCGGATACAATCCCGACAAGCCCATGGAAAACCGGATCACGGATATCGGCCCTCGCCATTTCGAGGAGTTCTATCCGCCGGTCATCAAGAAAAACAAAGGTCAGTGGGACTACCACGAGATCGTCAAACCCGGCGTGCTCAAGCACGTGGGCCTCTCGGGCGACGTGGTTTATACCGTGCGCGTCGGCGGCGCGCGACTCATGAGCGTCACCCATGTCCGCGAAATCTGCGCCATCGCCGACAAGCACTGCGGCGGCCACCTGCGTTTCACCACGCGCAACAACGTGGAGTTCATGGTCGAGACCGAGGCCGCCCTTGACGGCCTGCTGGCCGATCTGGCCTCCCGCAAGTTCGCCGGCGGCAGCCAGAAGTTCCCGGTCGGCGGCACCGGCGCCTGCGTCTCCAACATCGTCCACACCCAGGGGTATGTCCACTGCCACACCCCGGCCACCGACGCCTCCGGCCCGGTCAAGGCCGTCATGGACGAGATGTTCGAGTACTTCCAGTCCATGACCTTGCCGGCCATGGTCCGCATCTCCCTGGCCTGCTGCCTGAACATGTGCGGCGCGGTCCACTGCTCCGACATCGGCATCGTCGGCATCCACAGGAAGCCCCCCATCGTCGAGCACGACCGCCTGGACAACATCTGCGAAGTGCCCCTGGCCGTCTCCGCCTGCCCCACCGGCGCCATCAAGCCGGCCAAGGTCGAGATCGACGGCAAGAAGGTCAACTCGGTCGCGGTCAACGCCTCGCGCTGCATGTACTGCGGCAACTGCTACACCATGTGCCCGGCCATGCCGCTCGCCTCCGGCGAGGGCGACGGCATCGTGCTCATGGTCGGCGGCAAGGTGTCCAACCGGATCTCCATGCCCAAGTTCTCCAAGGTCGTTGTGGCTTATATCCCCAACGAGCCCCCGCGCTGGCCGACCCTGACCAAGATGGTCAAGCACATCGTCGAGGTCTACGCCGCCAACGCGCAGAAGTACGAGCGCCTGGGCGAATGGGCCGAGCGCATCGGCTGGGAGAAGTTCTTCGAGCTGTGCGATCTGGAATTCACCCACCACTGCATCGACGACTTCCGTGATCCGGCCTACTACACGTGGCGCCAGAGCACCCAGTTCAAGTTCACCAAGCACATCGAAGCCTAG
- the dsrA gene encoding dissimilatory-type sulfite reductase subunit alpha, which translates to MAKHQTPLLDQLETGPWPSFVSDVKQEAAHRAANPDGLDYQIPVGCADDLLGILELSFKDKETHWKHGGIVGVFGYGGGVIGRYCDQPEMFPGVAHFHTVRVNQPAGKYYTTEYLRGIMDIWDLRGSGLTNMHGSTGDIVLLGTTTAQLEEVFHDLSHKMRTDLGGSGGNLRTPADCLGSSRCEFACYDTQDLCHTLTTDYQDELHRPAFPYKFKFKFDGCPNGCVCSIARSDFSVIGTWKDDIRIDQDRVKGYVAGEFKAGGGSHAGRDWGKFDIVQEVVDRCPTGCMSYDGAKLSIDNANCTRCMHCINTMPAALKIGKETGASILLGAKAPILDGAQMSSLLVPFVVVEKPYDEIKEVIENIWDWWMEEGKNRERVGETMKRLSFQKLLEVTNIKAMPQHVKEPRSNPYIFFKEDEVPGGFAHDEAAYRQRHMR; encoded by the coding sequence ATGGCCAAACACCAGACCCCTCTGCTGGACCAGCTGGAGACGGGCCCGTGGCCCAGCTTCGTGTCTGACGTCAAGCAGGAGGCCGCCCATCGGGCCGCAAATCCCGACGGGCTCGACTACCAAATCCCGGTCGGCTGCGCCGACGACCTGCTCGGCATCCTCGAACTCTCCTTCAAGGACAAGGAGACCCACTGGAAGCACGGCGGCATCGTCGGCGTCTTCGGTTACGGCGGCGGCGTCATCGGCCGGTACTGCGACCAGCCCGAAATGTTCCCCGGCGTGGCCCACTTCCACACCGTGCGCGTGAACCAGCCAGCGGGCAAGTACTACACCACCGAGTATCTGCGCGGCATCATGGATATCTGGGACCTGCGCGGCTCGGGTCTGACCAACATGCACGGCTCCACCGGCGACATCGTCCTGCTCGGCACCACGACGGCCCAATTGGAAGAGGTCTTCCACGATCTCTCCCACAAAATGCGCACCGACCTCGGCGGCTCCGGCGGCAACCTGCGCACCCCGGCCGACTGCCTGGGCTCCTCGCGTTGCGAATTCGCCTGCTACGACACCCAGGACCTCTGCCATACCCTGACCACCGACTACCAGGACGAGCTGCACCGCCCGGCCTTTCCTTATAAATTCAAGTTCAAGTTCGACGGCTGCCCCAATGGCTGCGTCTGCTCCATCGCCCGCTCCGACTTCTCGGTCATCGGCACCTGGAAAGACGACATCCGCATCGACCAGGACCGCGTGAAGGGCTATGTCGCCGGCGAGTTCAAGGCTGGCGGCGGCTCCCATGCCGGCCGTGACTGGGGCAAGTTCGACATCGTCCAGGAAGTCGTGGATCGCTGCCCCACCGGCTGCATGAGCTACGACGGCGCCAAGCTCTCCATCGACAACGCCAACTGCACCCGCTGCATGCACTGCATCAACACCATGCCGGCGGCGCTCAAAATCGGCAAGGAAACCGGCGCTTCAATCCTGCTCGGCGCCAAGGCCCCGATCCTCGACGGCGCCCAGATGTCCTCGCTGCTCGTGCCCTTCGTGGTCGTCGAGAAGCCCTACGACGAGATCAAGGAAGTCATCGAGAACATCTGGGACTGGTGGATGGAAGAAGGCAAGAACCGCGAGCGCGTGGGCGAGACCATGAAACGGCTGTCCTTCCAAAAGCTGCTCGAGGTCACCAACATCAAGGCCATGCCGCAGCACGTCAAGGAGCCGCGCTCCAACCCCTACATCTTCTTCAAGGAAGATGAAGTTCCCGGCGGCTTTGCCCACGATGAGGCGGCCTATCGCCAGAGACACATGAGATAA
- a CDS encoding dissimilatory sulfite reductase D family protein — MPSEKEQVLEFLTGKTGKSKFYFSDFCKIFPDKKQREVKKVLTELVNEGKLEFWSSGSTTMYGMTGAGKQQAEE, encoded by the coding sequence ATGCCTTCCGAGAAAGAGCAAGTTCTCGAGTTCCTTACGGGAAAGACGGGCAAGTCCAAGTTCTACTTCAGCGATTTCTGCAAGATTTTCCCGGACAAGAAGCAGCGCGAAGTGAAAAAGGTCCTCACCGAGCTGGTCAACGAAGGCAAGCTCGAGTTCTGGTCCAGCGGCTCGACCACCATGTACGGCATGACCGGCGCCGGCAAGCAACAAGCTGAAGAATAA